One segment of Ricinus communis isolate WT05 ecotype wild-type chromosome 8, ASM1957865v1, whole genome shotgun sequence DNA contains the following:
- the LOC107260798 gene encoding auxin-induced protein X10A-like: protein MGVRLPSVLAKQIFRQSAFVASKASSASLDVPKGFIAVYIGDAQKKRFLVPISYLNHSSFRDLLSIAEEEFGFDHPMGGLTIPCREDTFNDVISSLSRL, encoded by the coding sequence ATGGGTGTTCGCTTGCCTAGTGTTCTTGCTAAGCAAATTTTCCGCCAGTCTGCATTTGTAGCCAGTAAAGCATCTTCAGCTTCTTTGGACGTCCCAAAAGGATTCATAGCAGTTTATATTGGTGATGCCCAAAAAAAGAGATTTCTGGTGCCTATATCCTACTTGAATCATTCTTCATTCCGAGATTTGCTTAGCATCGCCGAAGAGGAGTTCGGTTTCGATCATCCAATGGGTGGCTTGACAATTCCCTGCAGAGAAGATACTTTCAATGATGTCATTTCCAGCTTGAGTAGATTATGA
- the LOC125370917 gene encoding mitogen-activated protein kinase kinase kinase 20-like, translating to MTKRKFAMEQDQMACNNGRTWKREHLLGKGGFGSVYLAKLKRPESKSQIYPSVMAVKSAELSESSSLQQEKEVFNNIYGCPFILQCYGEETTFNRHCQRFYNILLEYASGGTLANLIERSDARGLPESDVRRYTRCILEGIRYIHSRGYVHCDLKPENVLLVSTENGDFVPKIADFGLAKKVVKKRKVADSTAGGTTMYMAPETVVDNVQDFPCDIWALGCIVFEMFTGSPLWYDSDTTSDELIKSIGDRHELPEIPYDIPEDGRAFLKKCLVKNPMFRLTADMLLNEPFVSGLRDNKCSDIAENSVEGQRRSCDSSRSKDLEFISKEDYTSSSVPYGRLLRVVRTQGRQFKQPARVC from the coding sequence ATGACGAAGAGAAAGTTTGCGATGGAACAAGATCAGATGGCCTGCAATAACGGAAGGACATGGAAGAGAGAGCATTTGCTTGGAAAAGGAGGTTTTGGGTCTGTCTATTTAGCCAAACTGAAGAGACCCGAATCGAAGAGTCAAATATATCCTTCGGTTATGGCAGTGAAATCAGCAGAGCTTTCCGAGTCAAGTTCACTGCAGCAAGAGAAGGAGGTTTTCAACAATATTTACGGTTGCCCATTTATTCTTCAATGTTACGGTGAAGAAACTACTTTCAACAGGCATTGTCAGAGGTTttacaatattttattagagtATGCTTCTGGTGGAACTCTAGCTAATCTTATCGAGCGATCCGATGCTCGTGGGCTGCCTGAGTCTGATGTTAGGAGATATACAAGGTGTATTCTTGAAGGAATACGTTATATTCATAGCCGTGGTTACGTACATTGTGACTTGAAACCTGAGAATGTGCTTCTTGTCTCTACGGAGAACGGTGACTTTGTGCCTAAGATTGCGGATTTTGGGTTGGCCAAGAAAGTTGTGAAGAAGAGGAAAGTCGCAGATTCTACTGCTGGCGGGACTACCATGTACATGGCTCCTGAGACTGTGGTTGATAATGTCCAAGACTTTCCTTGTGATATTTGGGCTCTTGGTTGCATTGTTTTTGAGATGTTCACTGGGTCTCCGCTTTGGTATGATTCTGATACTACATCTGATGAACTTATAAAATCTATTGGCGATAGACATGAATTGCCTGAAATCCCTTATGATATTCCAGAAGATGGGAGAGCTTTCTTGAAAAAGTGTTTAGTGAAGAATCCTATGTTTAGATTAACCGCTGACATGCTATTAAATGAACCCTTCGTATCAGGATTAAGGGACAACAAATGCAGCGACATTGCTGAAAATTCGGTTGAAGGCCAGAGGAGATCTTGCGATTCAAGTCGTTCTAAagatttagaatttatatCCAAAGAGGATTATACTTCCTCTTCTGTACCATATGGTCGGCTGCTCCGTGTTGTTCGTACTCAGGGAAGACAGTTTAAGCAACCGGCTCGTGTCTGCTAA
- the LOC112533803 gene encoding pentatricopeptide repeat-containing protein At3g14330, with protein MSDQFNFHITKTLDSFIQFLNQSYKTKNPRLIKKLYAHLITTGLLFISPYIHSRLIFAYTTCLTKNNLKTLSNCCKLLNSENPLPFNVLLSGFSRNGFPLYALKTISFMHLNSVSLDTYALSSSLVASSCMKNVNFGEQIHAHVIKSGWLSSVFVGSALIDLYSKLSFPSDAATVFDEIPVKNTVCANALLSGYIEAKLWYQGVELIKEMPFLSLDYDNFTLSAMLRISAGLSAIEFGKQVHAYLIRKIYDVENDVFMQSSLIEMYGKCGYVGKALQVLNFAGFRPGRKRNKDIVLWTSMLGAYGRNGHFEEVISLFEEMLKEGVRPDGVAYVTVISACGHTGQVQLGIEYFESMSRDFNLTPSPEHYSCVVDLFCRAGELDRAWKLVNEMLTKGHEIHSISMWGAVLSACEEHGNIEFGKLAAREALKLEPQNVGIYVMLSNLYARFGMWDEIDHLRKIMKDRGLKKDVGCSWIEITS; from the coding sequence ATGTCCGACCAGTTCAATTTCCATATCACCAAAACCTTAGATTCTTTCATTCAATTCTTAAACCAATCTTATAAAACTAAGAATCCCAGACTCATCAAGAAGCTCTATGCTCACCTAATCACAACAGGTTTACTCTTTATATCTCCTTATATTCACAGTAGACTCATTTTTGCGTACACCACATGCCTTACTAAGAACAACCTTAAAACCCTATCAAACTGCTGCAAATTGTTAAACAGTGAAAACCCATTACCCTTTAATGTACTACTATCGGGTTTTTCTCGAAATGGGTTTCCTTTATATGCACTAAAAACCATCTCCTTTATGCATTTGAATAGTGTTTCTTTAGATACTTATGCTTTGTCTAGTTCCTTAGTAGCTTCATCTTGTATGAAAAACGTGAACTTTGGTGAACAGATACATGCCCATGTGATAAAATCAGGCTGGTTATCTAGTGTGTTTGTGGGTAGTGCTTTGATCGACTTGTATTCGAAATTGTCGTTTCCTAGTGATGCAGCAACGGTGTTTGATGAAATCCCTGTGAAGAATACAGTTTGCGCAAATGCGCTTTTATCAGGGTATATTGAGGCTAAATTGTGGTATCAGGGAGTTGAACTGATAAAGGAGATGCCTTTTCTGAGTTTGGATTATGATAATTTCACTTTATCAGCAATGCTAAGGATAAGCGCAGGGCTTTCTGCAATTGAATTTGGCAAGCAAGTGCATGCTTATTTAATTCGTAAAATTTATGATGTGGAAAATGATGTCTTCATGCAGAGTTCGTTGATTGAAATGTATGGTAAGTGTGGTTATGTAGGGAAGGCCCTGCAAGTCTTAAATTTTGCAGGATTTAGACcgggaagaaaaagaaataaggatATTGTTTTGTGGACTTCAATGCTTGGAGCCTATGGTAGAAATGGGCATTTCGAAGAGGTGATTTCATTGTTCGAGGAGATGTTAAAAGAAGGGGTCAGACCAGATGGGGTGGCATATGTTACCGTCATCTCAGCTTGTGGTCACACTGGTCAAGTGCAACTTGGAATTGAGTATTTTGAGTCAATGTCTCGGGACTTCAACTTAACTCCCAGCCCAGAGCATTATAGTTGCGTGGTTGATTTATTCTGTAGGGCTGGAGAATTAGATAGAGCCTGGAAGTTGGTGAATGAGATGCTCACTAAAGGACATGAGATCCACAGCATTTCCATGTGGGGGGCTGTGCTTAGTGCTTGTGAAGAACATGGAAATATTGAGTTCGGTAAATTGGCAGCTCGAGAGGCACTCAAGTTGGAGCCTCAGAATGTAGGGATCTATGTTatgttatcaaatttatatgctAGGTTCGGTATGTGGGATGAGATTGATCACCTGaggaaaataatgaaagacAGAGGATTAAAGAAAGATGTTGGATGTAGTTGGATTGAAATCACAAGTTAA
- the LOC107260799 gene encoding auxin-induced protein 15A-like, giving the protein MAVRFPSVLRAFMLAAKKTTSKYLDVPKGFLAVYVGETVKKRFLVPVSYLNQPSFQDLLNKAEEEFGYAHPMGGLTIPCSEDIFINATSNSSRA; this is encoded by the coding sequence ATGGCTGTACGTTTTCCTAGTGTTCTCCGTGCATTTATGTTGGCTGCAAAGAAAACTACCTCAAAATATTTAGATGTTCCAAAAGGTTTCTTGGCAGTGTATGTTGGGGAGACAGTTAAAAAGCGATTCTTAGTTCCAGTCTCATACTTGAACCAGCCTTCTTTTCAAGATTTATTGAACAAGGCAGAAGAAGAATTCGGTTATGCTCATCCAATGGGTGGTCTGACGATTCCTTGCTCAGAAGATATATTCATTAATGCCACTTCTAACTCGAGTAGAGCATAA
- the LOC8284396 gene encoding mitogen-activated protein kinase kinase kinase 20, whose product MRKAPKLVDWGKGKSNRFYNILLEYASCGTLATLIERSDSRGLPESDVRRYTRCILEGIRYIHSRGYVHCDLKPENVLLVSKENGDFVPKIADFGLAKKVVKKRKVADSTAGGTTMYMAPETVVDNVQDFPCDIWALGCIVFEMFTGSPLWYDSDTTSDELIKSIGDRHELPEIPYDIPEDGRAFLKKCLVKNPMFRLTADMLLNEPFVSGLRDNKCSDIAENSVEGQRRSCDSSRSKDLDLISKEHYTSSSVPYGRLLRVVRTQGRQFKQPARVC is encoded by the exons ATGAGGAAAGCACCAAAATTGGTTGATTGGGGAAAAGGCAAGTCCAAT AGGTTttacaatattttattagagtATGCTTCTTGTGGAACTCTAGCTACTCTTATTGAGCGATCCGATTCTCGTGGGCTGCCTGAGTCGGATGTTAGGAGATATACAAGGTGTATTCTTGAAGGAATACGTTATATTCATAGCCGTGGTTACGTACATTGTGACTTGAAACCTGAGAATGTGCTTCTTGTCTCTAAGGAGAACGGTGACTTTGTGCCTAAGATTGCGGATTTTGGGTTGGCCAAGAAAGTTGTGAAGAAGAGGAAAGTCGCAGATTCTACTGCTGGCGGGACTACCATGTACATGGCTCCTGAGACTGTGGTTGATAATGTCCAAGACTTTCCTTGTGATATTTGGGCTCTTGGTTGCATTGTTTTTGAGATGTTCACTGGGTCTCCGCTTTGGTATGATTCTGATACTACATCTGATGAACTTATAAAATCTATTGGCGATAGACATGAATTGCCTGAAATCCCTTATGATATTCCAGAAGATGGGAGAGCTTTCTTGAAAAAGTGTTTAGTGAAGAATCCTATGTTTAGATTAACCGCTGACATGCTATTAAATGAACCCTTCGTATCAGGATTAAGGGACAACAAATGCAGCGACATTGCTGAAAATTCGGTTGAAGGCCAGAGGAGATCTTGCGATTCAAGTCGTTCTAAAGATTTAGACCTTATATCCAAAGAGCATTATACTTCCTCTTCTGTACCATATGGTCGGCTGCTCCGTGTTGTTCGTACTCAGGGAAGACAGTTTAAGCAACCGGCTCGTGTCTGCTAA